The window AAGCACTCAATGCTCTTAGAAATCTGAAAATATTCCAGCATGTGGAAATGAATTGGTCATAAATAATCTCCTGAAATATTCACATATTTCAGGCATACTTTTAAAAAAGCAACCACaacacaagcaaacaaaaaaccccaaaactactCAAACAACTGGTTCAAAACTCCACAATCTCTAAGTTCCTCATGAGCTCCTTTTCCTGAGTGCTGTACACTTACACGCTGCCCAGGATTTGTCATCTTGTTGTGCCAAGTGGGTTGTAATTCCTAACAGTGGTGACTGTTTCTAGGTCAGACAAGTTGGGAAGAGTAATTTTGTACAAGGCACAGAAATAGTGTTTTACAATGGAAAGGTACTGCCTTGCTACAAATTACTGCACTAACTCCATACCACAGACTAACTGAACTGCTGGTAGTGATATGCCAATTTTGCAACTGGTACAGTAATTCATCTTAGTATTGTTTGAAGAGGAGAGCAAGGGAACGAGGAATTTTGGGTTACACATTTCTCAAAGTGGTGGAGGAAGGGACTGAACTACCCTAGTCGCTATTCTGGCTGTCCCATTGTCTTTGTGGTTTATTGTATGGCACTTAACATACTTGCAACATTTTAAAAGGGTATTGCAGTTAAAACTGCAGAACTAGGCTCTGCTTTTCTTGGCATGAGACTTTAGCAAGTGAGGGAGTACATGTACTAATACTATGTTAAACTGTTTGTTTATGAAAAGATTTGAAAACTTCCCTACCACTTCTTGATGTGCCTATTAAAACAAAGAAAGGCAACTAGTAAAGAAGTGGTGTTAGGGAAGGAAGGCATGCTTTTAAGAGAAAAATGTAACCATACACACATTGAGTTCTTTTAGATCAGAAATGTTACAAAACTTCTAATACTACTGCATTGCAGGTGAAGTTATTGTGTGGGCAGTGGTGACTAATGTCTTTGTTTTTCATTCTTCCTAGAAATTAAGAAGCCACCAGtggcccccaaaccaaaatttGTCCTAGGACACAAGGCAGCGCCTCCACCTGTCGCACCGAAGCCTGACATTGTACTTTCTGGTGGGACACAAGCAGCAAGGAAAGCCAAGCCAGCAATTGCACCAAAACCAAAGGTTCTCAAGAGCTCCTCCATCCCTGAAGTTAAACCTCCATCGTCTACACGAAAAAGCACAAAAAGCTTTGAGGAGCACAGGGAAGATCCTTCTCAAACTCTAGACCATTTGAACTATAAAAATGAAACCTCAGAAGGGAGTACTGGAAATACAGCATATATTCTACCTGTGTCACCTTGCAAATTTGAATGCCTTCATAAACTTGGAAATGGAGAGAACACCTGTAAAACTCAGATCATTCTCGAGCACTTTGACACCTTAGAAAACATCAAGCTTGGTGAAAGAAATGCACTGTCTCTGGGGGATAGTCACAATGAAAAATTGGCAAGTAGAAGTCAGGTGGTTTTGAAAGCCAGCATTTTGGAAGAGAAACTTAAGGATGTCCTAACTCATGGTGTGTTTCCTAACAGCAGTCCTGTGAAACACAGATATGCAGACAAATTTGACAAAGGgaatggcagcagttccaagaaTGATGTTAAAATAGAGTTTATGGAACTTGTACAATCTTCGTCATCTTCTGAAGTAGTTAAAGGGAAGCAACAAAATGTTGATGGTAAGATTATTGCTGGTGAGTTTCAGATGTCTGAAATTTGTCCTAGTTTGATTGAAAATAATCACTGTTGTTCTTCCTCACTGGACAAGAAAACTCTAGAGAATGAAAATTTAAGTAGTAATAGGATGTTTTCAGGTGAAGTAgggatgaaagcagatgctgaTAAAGCCTCCCCTGAAACATCTTCAGTCCTGAGTTCCAAAGTGCTTCCTGTCCCTAAGCCAAGAAAGCCACGTGCTGCATGTCTAGTCCGTCAGGATGGCATAGACAGCACAGGAGAAGGAACAAAGGAACCATCTAATTCAGAGAAAGATTCTCATGGTGTTGTGGACCAAAGCTTAAAAAAGCCAGCAAGAATTAATGTCCTTGGTCAAAGTGTGTGTTATAATAATAATGCAGAAGTGTTTCATCCTGAAAAATGTGAGGTAACTCAAAGCAACGCAGAAAAAGTGTCTCAGGTAAAGGAGCCTGCTGTGAAAGAGTCAGCTTCACAAAAtcttttgcctcagttttcacaTGGAAGTCCTGATTTGGGGAGACACGTTGAATCTTCTTTAAATGCAGGCCATAACTTTGTGGATGGGATAACAGATGACACCAGTATGCCAGATGCTGTGGACAAAAGGACTGAGTTTGTCAGGTGTCATACCCTGTCCATGAGTTTGCCAAAGCAGGTCAAATTGGCAAGCAGTCAGCACTCACCTGCTGTCAACAGCCTTCATGTTTTCCCACAAAACTTGGAAAATAAAGAACTTAAAATAAAGGATGGGAGTTCCCCAAAAGTTATCCCTAAGAAACCACAGAGACATGGCCTTCCAGCTGCTGGCCTGCTGAAAAAAGCTGCATCGGCAGAGCTTGTGGACAAAAGTTCTTACACCTGCAGTGAAGACAAATCGAACAGCCTTCTAGAAGGATCTCCCTTTGCACATCCACGAGCCAAGGAGCAGGATGCACTTTCGTCTTGTGACATACCCAAACGTTCTTCTGAAAAACCCGTCTGGAAGTTACCTCATCCTATTCTTCCCTTTTCAGGAAATTCTGAATCATTAAAAACTGCTGCCAGTTTCAGCCACCTGACTGTTGTGACAAAGCCTAGGGCCAAGTCTCTCTCTGCTGTGGACATggacaggacagacaagccctgcaaAGACCATCACAAGAAAAGTAGTTTGAAAAAGCTTCTGAACATGAAACTGTCGGTTTGCTTAAAGAAAAGCGACTTCCAAAAATTTCTGCCTAAAGGCAGCCAGTCAGTGGAGAGTGCTATTGCCAACCTTTCCAATGGGAATGGGTATGGAAATAACAGCAGTAACATAGGGTCTGTAGGCAGTGAAAGGAAAGCTAAATCTGCCAAGGCACATTCCGTAGAAATAAGTAGTCCGGCATTACAGAAGAAGAGGCAGAGAAACAGAAGTCAGCCTGAGATGCGAAATAACCAAAGGCTGGAGTCTTTAGAAAGACATGGACTTTTGGCAGAGAATTTGTCCCAAATGCCTTTGAATTCTCTAACCAGCGCTTGTGATCCAGAGTATGAGAATGTGCGCCACTATGAGGAAATACCCGAGTATGAGAACTTGCCTTTTGCTATGGGTGCTAGGAGAAATCTCTGCTCGGAATGGCAGAACTCCAGCAGCACGGAAGACCAGAGCACTGACTTCTATGAATTTGATGAGCCTTGTGAAGCTACAAGCAGGCATTGGAGGCTTGACAGgtaaaataaagagaaaagggaaattgAACAGCTGCATTGTAACTCTGTTGTTGTAAGTATGTTTAAATGATAACTTGAGAGCCTGTACCTCTTCCATTAAATGTCAGCAGGACAGTTGTTTCTGTATATCTTTCTGTAGGCTTTTGTTGTTTTGAAAACTCCTTGCACTTGGCAGTGAGTCAAGAGGAAAAGTAAACTAGTTATTCCTTTTATATTCCTCAAAATTTGGGAAACTTTTCCATGTTTAATTAGAGCAAATCAGATACAGTCATGTATTTGTATTCAAGAATACTTCAGTGGGGAGTAATGAACCTTACCAGTCTCACAGTGAACTGCAATAACCATCCAAAGAGTGCATAGTTGCTAGGTTTGTAGGGGGAATGAATATATTTTTAGATCTGTTGATAGAGCTGGGAAGAGCAGACAAGCTTTTGGTTATGCAAATTCTTTATCAGGTCTGGAAAGCTTTTTTGGGTATAACAGAAGCTACTGCCTCTCTCTAAATACAGTGAGTCCTCTGAGTCTGTCTGTGCTCCCAGCAGGGGTGATAGTGGTGCACAGTTTCTGTGTGACTCATAGAATATTAGCATGATGGGGTTTGGTAACTCTGCAGGTTGCTGCTGTGTTTCTTTAGCTCGGGAGGCAGTGGAGACAGATCGTGTCAGCAGATTCAAAAAGGGATTGGACAGGTTCATAGATATGAGGAAACGGCCTCCATTTGCTCCAGGGAGGTTAAGATttaatattaggaaaaatttattcactgaaagggtgggTGGTCATGCATTGGGATAGGCTaccaagggaagtggtgaaatcactgtccctggaagtgttcaagaaatgtctgtctgtggcacttggggacatggtttagtgatgaacttggcagtgctggtttAATAGTTGGACTGAATGATCTCtgaggtgttttccaaccttaatg of the Melospiza melodia melodia isolate bMelMel2 chromosome 4, bMelMel2.pri, whole genome shotgun sequence genome contains:
- the FGD6 gene encoding FYVE, RhoGEF and PH domain-containing protein 6 isoform X2 — encoded protein: MSSAEIKKPPVAPKPKFVLGHKAAPPPVAPKPDIVLSGGTQAARKAKPAIAPKPKVLKSSSIPEVKPPSSTRKSTKSFEEHREDPSQTLDHLNYKNETSEGSTGNTAYILPVSPCKFECLHKLGNGENTCKTQIILEHFDTLENIKLGERNALSLGDSHNEKLASRSQVVLKASILEEKLKDVLTHGVFPNSSPVKHRYADKFDKGNGSSSKNDVKIEFMELVQSSSSSEVVKGKQQNVDGKIIAGEFQMSEICPSLIENNHCCSSSLDKKTLENENLSSNRMFSGEVGMKADADKASPETSSVLSSKVLPVPKPRKPRAACLVRQDGIDSTGEGTKEPSNSEKDSHGVVDQSLKKPARINVLGQSVCYNNNAEVFHPEKCEVTQSNAEKVSQVKEPAVKESASQNLLPQFSHGSPDLGRHVESSLNAGHNFVDGITDDTSMPDAVDKRTEFVRCHTLSMSLPKQVKLASSQHSPAVNSLHVFPQNLENKELKIKDGSSPKVIPKKPQRHGLPAAGLLKKAASAELVDKSSYTCSEDKSNSLLEGSPFAHPRAKEQDALSSCDIPKRSSEKPVWKLPHPILPFSGNSESLKTAASFSHLTVVTKPRAKSLSAVDMDRTDKPCKDHHKKSSLKKLLNMKLSVCLKKSDFQKFLPKGSQSVESAIANLSNGNGYGNNSSNIGSVGSERKAKSAKAHSVEISSPALQKKRQRNRSQPEMRNNQRLESLERHGLLAENLSQMPLNSLTSACDPEYENVRHYEEIPEYENLPFAMGARRNLCSEWQNSSSTEDQSTDFYEFDEPCEATSRHWRLDRSLEEHHDHPNVVMGDLQSDEEDIMNSSDEDDDTNSDSSKGETDPQEDKQGKAAGKKTKVYHIAKEIMSSEKVFVDVLKLLHIDFRDAVAHASRQLGKPVIEDRILNQILYYLPQLYELNRDLLRELEERLSHWLEHQRIADIFVKKGPYLKMYSTYIKEFDKNVALLDEQCKKNAGFASVVKDFEMSPRCASLALKHYLLKPVQRIPQYRLLLTDYLKNLLEESADYRDTQDALAVVIEVANHANDIMKQGDNFQKLMQIQYSLNGHHEIVQPGRVFLKEGTLMKLSRKVMQPRMFFLFNDALLYTTPVQSGMYKLNNMLSLAGMKVKKPTQEAYQNELNIESVERSFILSASSATERDEWLEAISKSIEEYTKKRITFNPSKSLEEADAEKQEEDSPLGSKAPIWIPDTRATMCMICTSEFTLTWRRHHCRACGKIVCQACSSNKHGLDYMKNQPARVCDHCFRELQKQDNQCTPKSGSPVNHKSPSSALSTVLQSIPSGRKQKKIPAALKEVSANTEDSTMSGYLHRSKGSKKPWKHLWFVIKNKVLYTYAASEDVAALESQPLLGFTVSEVKGG
- the FGD6 gene encoding FYVE, RhoGEF and PH domain-containing protein 6 isoform X1, translated to MSSAEIKKPPVAPKPKFVLGHKAAPPPVAPKPDIVLSGGTQAARKAKPAIAPKPKVLKSSSIPEVKPPSSTRKSTKSFEEHREDPSQTLDHLNYKNETSEGSTGNTAYILPVSPCKFECLHKLGNGENTCKTQIILEHFDTLENIKLGERNALSLGDSHNEKLASRSQVVLKASILEEKLKDVLTHGVFPNSSPVKHRYADKFDKGNGSSSKNDVKIEFMELVQSSSSSEVVKGKQQNVDGKIIAGEFQMSEICPSLIENNHCCSSSLDKKTLENENLSSNRMFSGEVGMKADADKASPETSSVLSSKVLPVPKPRKPRAACLVRQDGIDSTGEGTKEPSNSEKDSHGVVDQSLKKPARINVLGQSVCYNNNAEVFHPEKCEVTQSNAEKVSQVKEPAVKESASQNLLPQFSHGSPDLGRHVESSLNAGHNFVDGITDDTSMPDAVDKRTEFVRCHTLSMSLPKQVKLASSQHSPAVNSLHVFPQNLENKELKIKDGSSPKVIPKKPQRHGLPAAGLLKKAASAELVDKSSYTCSEDKSNSLLEGSPFAHPRAKEQDALSSCDIPKRSSEKPVWKLPHPILPFSGNSESLKTAASFSHLTVVTKPRAKSLSAVDMDRTDKPCKDHHKKSSLKKLLNMKLSVCLKKSDFQKFLPKGSQSVESAIANLSNGNGYGNNSSNIGSVGSERKAKSAKAHSVEISSPALQKKRQRNRSQPEMRNNQRLESLERHGLLAENLSQMPLNSLTSACDPEYENVRHYEEIPEYENLPFAMGARRNLCSEWQNSSSTEDQSTDFYEFDEPCEATSRHWRLDRSLEEHHDHPNVVMGDLQSDEEDIMNSSDEDDDTNSDSSKGETDPQEDKQGKAAGKKTKVYHIAKEIMSSEKVFVDVLKLLHIDFRDAVAHASRQLGKPVIEDRILNQILYYLPQLYELNRDLLRELEERLSHWLEHQRIADIFVKKGPYLKMYSTYIKEFDKNVALLDEQCKKNAGFASVVKDFEMSPRCASLALKHYLLKPVQRIPQYRLLLTDYLKNLLEESADYRDTQDALAVVIEVANHANDIMKQGDNFQKLMQIQYSLNGHHEIVQPGRVFLKEGTLMKLSRKVMQPRMFFLFNDALLYTTPVQSGMYKLNNMLSLAGMKVKKPTQEAYQNELNIESVERSFILSASSATERDEWLEAISKSIEEYTKKRITFNPSKSLEEADAEKQEEDSPLGSKAPIWIPDTRATMCMICTSEFTLTWRRHHCRACGKIVCQACSSNKHGLDYMKNQPARVCDHCFRELQKQDNQCTPKSGSPVNHKSPSSALSTVLQSIPSGRKQKKIPAALKEVSANTEDSTMSGYLHRSKGSKKPWKHLWFVIKNKVLYTYAASEDVAALESQPLLGFTVSEVKGENSESRVFHLLHKNTLFYIFKADDPHSAQKWIEAFQEGTVL